From the Ruminiclostridium josui JCM 17888 genome, one window contains:
- a CDS encoding MATE family efflux transporter, translating to MYTKKDLLRLFFPALTEQFLSTAIGVVNTMMVSGLGAFAVSAVGIVDSINFVVMNLFVAVSTGATVTIAQHLGASNRKDASKTAAQAITAVLLMSTIAGLGLYVFGNQIINFLFGDAENTVKSAARTYMVCSAISYPILGFFDVCTGILRASNNFRASMFAVVASNLVNFMAGALLIFEFDFGVLGAGIGLICARLTGAIIVGYSLLKSHHLDILHSSFKITSKILMPVLYIGLPAGIDSLVFNGGKLLVQTIVASLGTAALAANSIASSTNSLLNIPGNAITIVAVTVVGHYAGAGLKEDLNKIIKKLMVYTMVLLGAVSLVFFPFVHHFLKLYSPAPDVASLALHITYLTLICIPIFWPAAFLLPACLRSTRDVVFVTVISIMSMWVIRVFGGYMLVRFTGLGLMGIWVAWCFDWVTRGIPFLGRVFARRYEKYLPQTDK from the coding sequence TTGTATACCAAAAAAGATTTATTACGCCTCTTTTTTCCTGCTCTGACCGAACAGTTTCTTTCTACGGCAATAGGTGTGGTAAATACTATGATGGTAAGCGGATTAGGGGCATTTGCAGTATCAGCTGTAGGCATAGTAGATTCTATCAACTTTGTAGTTATGAATCTGTTTGTTGCTGTGTCCACAGGTGCCACAGTTACTATAGCACAGCATCTGGGAGCATCAAACAGGAAAGACGCTTCAAAGACTGCAGCTCAGGCAATTACGGCTGTGCTTTTAATGTCTACAATAGCAGGACTTGGACTATATGTGTTTGGAAACCAGATAATAAATTTCCTTTTTGGCGATGCCGAAAACACTGTTAAGTCGGCTGCCAGAACATACATGGTTTGTTCAGCTATATCATATCCGATACTGGGATTTTTTGATGTATGTACAGGTATATTAAGGGCAAGCAATAATTTCAGAGCATCAATGTTTGCAGTTGTTGCATCAAATTTGGTTAATTTTATGGCTGGAGCCCTTTTGATTTTTGAATTTGATTTCGGGGTACTGGGAGCCGGAATCGGCCTGATATGTGCTCGACTAACAGGAGCAATCATTGTAGGATATTCGTTACTTAAGTCACATCATTTGGATATTTTGCACAGCTCATTTAAGATTACTTCAAAAATATTAATGCCTGTTTTATATATAGGACTTCCGGCAGGGATAGACAGTCTTGTTTTTAACGGAGGAAAACTTTTGGTGCAAACAATAGTGGCATCCCTTGGAACAGCTGCACTTGCTGCAAACAGTATTGCAAGCTCCACCAACTCACTTCTGAATATACCGGGGAATGCAATAACAATAGTAGCAGTAACAGTTGTAGGCCACTATGCCGGAGCAGGATTAAAAGAGGATTTAAACAAGATTATAAAAAAGCTAATGGTTTATACAATGGTACTGTTAGGTGCTGTTTCTCTAGTATTTTTCCCATTTGTACACCATTTTCTTAAACTGTATTCACCTGCACCAGATGTGGCAAGTCTTGCATTGCATATAACATATCTTACACTTATATGTATACCGATTTTTTGGCCAGCGGCCTTTCTACTGCCAGCATGTCTGAGAAGTACAAGGGATGTTGTATTTGTAACAGTGATTTCCATAATGAGTATGTGGGTTATAAGGGTTTTTGGAGGTTATATGTTAGTTAGATTTACAGGCCTTGGACTTATGGGAATATGGGTAGCCTGGTGCTTTGACTGGGTAACAAGGGGAATTCCGTTCTTGGGAAGAGTATTTGCAAGGCGGTATGAAAAATACTTGCCACAAACAGATAAATGA
- the rpsB gene encoding 30S ribosomal protein S2 — translation MAVISMKQLLEAGVHFGHQTRRWNPKMAEYIFTERNGIYIIDLQKTVKKVDDAYFFIREVAMNGQDVLFVGTKKQAQDSIKEEAERSGQFFVNNRWLGGMLTNFKTITKRIDRLNQLNAMEADGTFEVLPKKEVSKLKKEMADLEKNLGGIKNMKKLPGAMFVVDPRKERNAILEAKRLGIPVVAIVDTNCDPDEVDFVIPGNDDAIRAVKLIAAKMADAVIEGRQGEQLSETPVEETAEVVEEVQEAVEAAE, via the coding sequence ATGGCAGTTATTTCAATGAAACAACTTTTGGAGGCAGGTGTTCACTTCGGTCACCAGACTAGAAGATGGAACCCTAAGATGGCAGAATATATCTTTACAGAGCGTAACGGTATATACATCATAGACCTTCAGAAAACAGTAAAAAAGGTTGACGATGCATACTTCTTCATAAGAGAAGTAGCTATGAACGGACAGGATGTATTGTTTGTTGGAACTAAGAAACAAGCACAGGATTCAATCAAGGAAGAAGCTGAAAGAAGCGGACAGTTCTTTGTAAACAACAGATGGTTGGGCGGAATGCTTACAAACTTCAAAACTATTACAAAGAGAATAGACAGACTTAATCAGTTAAATGCTATGGAAGCAGACGGAACTTTTGAAGTTCTTCCTAAGAAAGAAGTAAGCAAGCTAAAGAAAGAAATGGCTGATCTTGAAAAGAATCTTGGCGGAATCAAGAACATGAAGAAGCTTCCTGGTGCAATGTTTGTTGTTGACCCAAGGAAGGAAAGAAATGCTATTCTTGAAGCAAAGAGACTTGGTATCCCAGTTGTAGCTATTGTTGATACAAACTGTGATCCTGATGAAGTTGATTTCGTAATCCCAGGTAATGACGATGCAATCAGAGCTGTTAAGCTTATTGCAGCTAAAATGGCTGATGCTGTTATAGAAGGACGTCAGGGAGAACAACTTTCAGAAACTCCTGTTGAAGAAACAGCTGAAGTTGTTGAAGAAGTACAGGAAGCTGTAGAAGCAGCAGAATAA
- the tsf gene encoding translation elongation factor Ts, whose amino-acid sequence MITAEMVRQLRERTGAGMMDCKRALTDANGDAEKAIELLREKGLSAAAKKAGRIAAEGLVEAYIHGDGRIGVLVEVNIETDFAARGDEFKQFVKDVAMQIAASKPEYVKREDVPASVIEREKEILRAQARNEGKPEKIIEKMVEGRIEKFYAENCLLEQSFIKDPDMTVGQLLTEKIAHIGENISIRRFARFERGEGIEKKEENFADEVMKQING is encoded by the coding sequence ATGATTACTGCTGAAATGGTAAGGCAGCTCCGCGAAAGAACCGGAGCAGGAATGATGGACTGCAAAAGAGCACTCACTGATGCAAACGGAGATGCTGAAAAAGCTATTGAATTGTTGAGAGAAAAAGGTTTATCTGCCGCAGCTAAGAAAGCTGGAAGAATTGCAGCTGAAGGTTTGGTTGAGGCATATATACACGGCGATGGAAGAATTGGTGTTCTTGTTGAAGTAAATATTGAAACAGATTTTGCTGCAAGAGGAGACGAATTCAAACAGTTTGTTAAGGATGTTGCAATGCAGATAGCTGCAAGCAAGCCTGAATATGTTAAGAGAGAAGATGTTCCTGCTTCAGTTATTGAAAGGGAGAAGGAAATATTAAGAGCTCAAGCAAGAAATGAAGGAAAACCTGAAAAGATAATAGAAAAAATGGTTGAAGGCAGAATTGAAAAATTCTATGCTGAAAACTGTTTGTTGGAACAATCATTTATAAAAGATCCGGATATGACAGTTGGACAGTTGTTGACTGAAAAGATAGCTCATATCGGTGAAAATATTTCAATCAGAAGGTTTGCTAGATTTGAACGAGGCGAGGGTATCGAAAAGAAAGAAGAAAACTTTGCTGATGAAGTAATGAAACAAATAAATGGTTAA
- the pyrH gene encoding UMP kinase: MSELKYKRVMLKISGEALAGDKGHGIDTDTVNEICERISIVHKMGAEIAIVVGGGNFWRGRSGKGMDRTTADHMGMLATVINSLGLQDALESRDIPVRVQTAIEMRQIAEPYVRRKAVRHLEKKRIVIFACGMGNPYFSTDTAAALRAAEIDAEIILMAKNVDGVYDSDPSKNVNAVKYDKLSYQEYLNKGLCALDLTAASFCKDNAIPTLVFGLNDPDNIIRAVKGEEIGTTIY, translated from the coding sequence ATGAGCGAACTAAAATATAAAAGAGTAATGCTAAAAATCAGCGGGGAAGCACTTGCCGGTGATAAAGGACACGGTATTGATACCGATACAGTAAACGAAATATGTGAAAGAATATCAATAGTGCATAAAATGGGTGCTGAAATAGCTATTGTAGTAGGCGGAGGTAATTTCTGGAGAGGCAGAAGCGGAAAAGGTATGGACAGAACAACTGCAGACCATATGGGAATGCTTGCAACGGTAATTAATTCTCTTGGATTGCAGGATGCACTTGAATCTAGAGATATTCCCGTTAGAGTTCAAACTGCTATTGAAATGAGGCAGATTGCTGAGCCTTATGTAAGAAGAAAAGCTGTAAGACATCTTGAAAAGAAAAGAATAGTAATATTTGCCTGTGGAATGGGGAATCCTTATTTCTCAACTGATACAGCGGCAGCATTAAGAGCAGCTGAAATAGATGCCGAAATTATATTAATGGCAAAGAACGTTGATGGAGTTTATGACAGTGATCCCTCAAAGAATGTTAATGCGGTAAAATATGACAAGCTTAGCTATCAGGAGTACCTGAACAAAGGACTATGTGCACTTGATTTGACAGCCGCTTCATTTTGCAAAGATAATGCAATACCAACCTTGGTTTTTGGCCTAAATGATCCGGATAATATAATCAGAGCTGTAAAAGGTGAAGAGATTGGTACTACTATATATTGA
- the frr gene encoding ribosome recycling factor: MDKELYKPIEEKMKKTINVLRDNLAGIRAGRANPAILDKLTIDYYGAPTPIQQVATVSVPEARVITIQPWEAKLLKDIEKEIQKSDIGINPNNDGKVIRLVFPALTEERRKELTKQAKKEGEESKVAIRSIRRDSIETMKAKKKSGEITEDDLKDAEKDIQNLTDKYIAEIDKIIEAKDKEIMEV; this comes from the coding sequence ATGGATAAGGAACTTTACAAGCCAATCGAAGAAAAAATGAAAAAAACCATAAATGTATTAAGAGACAATCTTGCTGGAATTAGAGCAGGAAGAGCGAATCCTGCAATATTGGATAAACTGACAATTGATTATTATGGTGCACCGACTCCTATTCAGCAGGTTGCAACAGTATCTGTACCTGAAGCCAGAGTTATCACAATTCAGCCTTGGGAAGCGAAACTGCTAAAAGACATTGAAAAGGAAATTCAAAAGTCTGATATAGGAATCAATCCTAACAATGACGGTAAGGTTATAAGGCTTGTTTTCCCTGCGTTAACAGAAGAAAGACGTAAAGAACTTACAAAGCAAGCAAAAAAAGAAGGCGAAGAATCAAAAGTTGCTATAAGATCAATTAGAAGAGATTCTATTGAAACCATGAAAGCAAAGAAAAAGAGTGGCGAAATAACAGAAGATGATTTAAAGGATGCAGAAAAGGATATTCAAAACCTTACTGACAAATATATTGCAGAAATAGACAAAATTATTGAAGCAAAAGACAAGGAAATAATGGAGGTATAA
- a CDS encoding isoprenyl transferase, whose product MGFFNRIFPQKRLDNNFQCIPQHIAIIPDGNGRWAKKRGLPRNVGHREGSMTLKKVVIYCSKVGVKYLTVYAFSTENWKRPKSEVDALMNLLLEFLRNAERELEGSNVKIKVIGDINGLPEELQKEIARVEKMTSVNNGLNLNIALNYGSRFEILHAVKNIASEIKNGKLTINDIDENQMEQHLYTKGTPEPDLLIRTSGEQRISNYLLWQCAYTEFWFTDTLWPDVNESHIAEAIKAFEKRNRRYGGIEN is encoded by the coding sequence ATGGGGTTTTTTAACAGGATATTCCCCCAAAAGAGATTAGACAATAATTTTCAATGTATTCCGCAACACATAGCAATAATTCCTGATGGTAACGGAAGGTGGGCAAAAAAGAGAGGCTTACCAAGAAACGTAGGACATAGAGAAGGTTCAATGACGCTTAAAAAGGTTGTCATTTATTGCTCAAAGGTGGGAGTTAAATACTTGACAGTATACGCCTTTTCCACCGAGAACTGGAAAAGACCCAAAAGCGAAGTTGATGCACTTATGAACTTACTTTTAGAATTCCTTCGTAACGCAGAAAGAGAGCTGGAAGGAAGTAATGTAAAAATAAAGGTTATCGGCGATATTAACGGACTTCCGGAGGAACTTCAAAAGGAAATTGCAAGAGTTGAAAAGATGACCAGTGTAAATAATGGATTGAATTTGAATATTGCACTAAACTATGGTTCTAGGTTTGAAATATTACATGCAGTTAAAAATATAGCTAGTGAAATAAAAAACGGAAAACTAACAATAAATGATATAGATGAAAATCAAATGGAGCAGCATTTGTATACAAAAGGTACACCTGAGCCAGATTTACTCATTAGAACAAGCGGGGAGCAGAGAATCAGTAATTATCTGCTTTGGCAATGTGCATATACAGAGTTTTGGTTTACTGATACACTATGGCCTGATGTTAACGAGAGCCATATTGCCGAGGCAATAAAAGCATTTGAGAAAAGAAATCGTAGGTATGGCGGAATAGAAAATTAA
- a CDS encoding phosphatidate cytidylyltransferase, producing the protein MARTRIISGLVGLVLLIGVLYMGSIVLGIAVSIIAAIGLYEFYNSISKTKGIQPIKIVGYLSIAPLLILGLEKTGWYSLDLGTMTGISVCLIIFASMAVIVFGHKKYNIVDACATAFSVAYIPFLMSFLIMLRNMEYGNILIWLIFIGAWGTDTLAYTFGRLFGKRKIMPEISPKKTIAGAIGGVLGCVLLMIVFGIIVYNFFGLKMSYVVLVLLGLFCGIISQIGDWAASAIKRYVNVKDFGNIMPGHGGVLDRFDSILFVAPVIYYVLVLFIK; encoded by the coding sequence ATGGCAAGAACAAGAATAATAAGCGGACTGGTTGGATTGGTTTTATTAATTGGTGTTCTATATATGGGCTCTATTGTATTGGGAATTGCAGTTAGCATTATAGCTGCAATTGGTTTGTATGAATTTTATAATTCCATATCCAAAACAAAAGGAATACAGCCTATAAAAATAGTTGGATATCTATCAATTGCTCCATTATTGATTTTGGGACTTGAAAAAACAGGCTGGTATAGTTTGGATTTGGGCACAATGACCGGAATATCTGTTTGCCTTATTATTTTTGCTAGTATGGCGGTTATTGTATTCGGACATAAGAAATACAATATAGTTGATGCCTGTGCAACAGCCTTTAGTGTAGCGTATATTCCATTTCTTATGAGTTTTTTGATAATGCTAAGAAACATGGAATATGGAAACATACTCATATGGTTGATTTTTATAGGGGCATGGGGAACTGATACTCTGGCATATACATTTGGAAGATTGTTTGGTAAAAGAAAGATAATGCCTGAAATAAGCCCCAAGAAAACAATTGCTGGTGCTATAGGCGGAGTACTTGGATGTGTTTTGCTTATGATAGTTTTTGGTATTATTGTTTATAATTTCTTTGGGTTAAAGATGAGTTATGTTGTATTGGTTTTACTTGGCCTATTTTGCGGAATTATATCACAGATAGGTGATTGGGCTGCATCAGCTATAAAAAGATATGTAAATGTAAAAGATTTTGGAAATATAATGCCGGGACACGGTGGAGTACTTGACAGGTTTGACAGTATTTTGTTTGTTGCTCCTGTAATATATTACGTATTGGTTCTATTTATAAAATAA
- a CDS encoding 1-deoxy-D-xylulose-5-phosphate reductoisomerase gives MAKIISIIGSTGSIGRQTLEAAKNLGVKVAALSANSNIELLEKQVREFSPDIVSVGNSELAKEMSYRLKDTGVEVLWGQDGMKRVVEHSETDTVVTSVVGTAGLVPTMHAIRHKKNIALANKETLVTAGQLVMEEAKKNNVNIFPVDSEHSAIYQCLLGNKDKQVEKIIITASGGPFRGKKIEELKNITPAQALKHPNWSMGNKITIDSATLMNKGLEVIEAKWLFQRELDSIQVLVHPQSIIHSMVQYVDGSVMAQLGSPDMRIPIQLALTYPDRCQNDFKKLDFLKCPPLTFEEPDIDTFKCLRLAYMSLDIGGTMAAAMNAANEIAVAAFLDNRIGFTEIAETIEKVMQKHNVNISPCMDDIIEVDCWARETAKQLIN, from the coding sequence ATGGCGAAAATTATATCCATAATAGGTTCAACAGGTTCCATAGGTAGACAAACCTTAGAGGCAGCAAAAAACCTTGGGGTTAAAGTTGCTGCTTTATCAGCTAATTCAAATATAGAGCTTTTGGAAAAGCAGGTACGTGAATTCTCTCCTGATATTGTATCGGTTGGGAATAGTGAGTTGGCAAAAGAAATGTCATATAGATTAAAAGATACCGGCGTAGAAGTGCTGTGGGGACAAGACGGTATGAAAAGGGTTGTAGAGCACTCTGAAACTGATACCGTAGTTACCTCTGTAGTGGGAACAGCAGGTTTGGTACCCACAATGCATGCTATAAGGCACAAAAAAAATATAGCACTTGCAAACAAGGAGACACTTGTAACTGCAGGGCAGCTGGTAATGGAAGAGGCAAAAAAAAATAATGTAAATATATTCCCTGTGGACAGTGAACACTCGGCTATATATCAGTGCCTTTTGGGGAATAAAGACAAGCAGGTAGAAAAAATAATAATAACTGCTTCAGGGGGCCCATTTCGGGGTAAGAAAATAGAAGAGCTTAAAAATATAACACCCGCACAGGCATTAAAACATCCCAATTGGAGTATGGGAAACAAGATAACAATTGATTCAGCAACTCTTATGAACAAAGGACTTGAGGTAATCGAGGCAAAATGGCTGTTTCAGAGGGAGTTGGACAGTATTCAGGTTTTGGTTCATCCTCAAAGCATAATACATTCAATGGTACAATATGTGGATGGTTCGGTTATGGCGCAACTTGGTTCTCCTGACATGAGAATACCGATACAGTTGGCATTAACCTACCCAGACAGATGCCAAAATGATTTTAAAAAGCTGGATTTTCTTAAATGTCCTCCGTTAACCTTTGAAGAACCAGACATAGACACATTTAAATGTCTTCGTCTTGCATATATGTCATTGGATATAGGTGGGACAATGGCTGCGGCTATGAATGCTGCAAACGAGATTGCGGTTGCAGCATTTCTGGATAATCGTATAGGCTTTACTGAAATTGCAGAAACAATAGAAAAAGTAATGCAAAAACATAATGTGAATATTTCTCCTTGTATGGATGATATAATAGAAGTGGATTGCTGGGCAAGGGAAACAGCAAAACAACTTATAAATTAA
- the rseP gene encoding RIP metalloprotease RseP, whose product MGILLAILALSFLIIIHELGHFLVAKAFNVKVNEFSLFMGPKIFSFVRGETTYSLRLIPLGGYVKMEGEEEASDDDRAFNKKPIGARAAIIAAGPIMNIIIAVLFAFAIMAYSGFYTNEVKAVLPGSAGEKAGIQVGDVLEKYNGKNIYQVNDLEIFAYPLTNESIDLQIRRNGESKTISFKPDRMSGYKLGFSPKAENGSESNVVANVSDKSPAMKAGVKDGDRIVKLNGTPVNSRQDIAEALEKIKLNNVTITVNRNGKDIELTPVVPMQGKNPEYYAIGVDFNHTKSGIFATLGQAVKYNISIARSIYYSIGWLFTGTVPASELMGPVGITTTIKDVVQQGPSVMDKLINLLSFTAMISLNLGLVNLIPFPALDGSKLVLLLVEGIRKKPLSPEREALISMIGFVFLIMLMIYATFNDILRIGRG is encoded by the coding sequence ATGGGTATTTTACTGGCTATATTGGCCTTGAGTTTTTTAATAATAATTCATGAATTGGGTCACTTTTTAGTTGCAAAGGCATTCAATGTAAAAGTTAATGAATTTTCACTTTTTATGGGGCCTAAAATCTTTAGTTTTGTCAGAGGCGAAACAACTTACTCATTAAGGCTAATTCCATTAGGCGGATATGTAAAAATGGAAGGAGAAGAAGAAGCCTCTGATGACGATAGGGCGTTTAATAAAAAACCCATTGGAGCAAGAGCTGCAATAATAGCGGCGGGACCAATAATGAACATAATTATTGCAGTGTTATTTGCATTTGCAATTATGGCTTACTCAGGGTTTTATACAAATGAGGTTAAGGCTGTATTACCGGGCTCAGCAGGCGAAAAGGCCGGAATACAGGTTGGAGACGTTCTTGAAAAATATAATGGGAAAAACATATATCAGGTAAATGACCTTGAGATATTTGCATACCCTCTTACCAATGAAAGCATAGACCTTCAAATAAGAAGAAATGGTGAAAGTAAGACTATTAGTTTTAAACCAGACAGAATGTCCGGATATAAGCTCGGTTTTTCACCTAAGGCGGAAAATGGCAGTGAATCCAATGTAGTAGCAAATGTAAGCGACAAATCTCCTGCTATGAAGGCCGGAGTTAAAGATGGAGACAGAATTGTAAAGCTTAACGGAACACCTGTTAATTCCCGTCAGGATATAGCAGAAGCATTGGAAAAAATAAAGTTGAATAACGTAACTATAACAGTTAACAGAAACGGTAAAGACATAGAATTGACTCCGGTAGTGCCAATGCAAGGAAAAAATCCTGAATACTATGCTATTGGAGTTGATTTTAATCATACCAAAAGCGGAATATTTGCTACTTTAGGTCAAGCAGTAAAATATAACATATCAATTGCAAGGTCAATTTATTACTCAATAGGATGGTTGTTTACCGGAACAGTTCCTGCAAGTGAACTTATGGGACCAGTAGGAATAACTACTACAATAAAAGATGTAGTGCAGCAGGGACCGTCAGTAATGGATAAACTTATTAACCTATTATCATTTACAGCTATGATTAGTTTGAACCTTGGACTGGTAAACCTTATACCATTCCCGGCACTAGACGGAAGTAAGCTGGTGTTATTACTTGTTGAGGGTATCCGTAAGAAACCTCTGAGTCCTGAAAGAGAAGCTCTGATTTCTATGATAGGATTTGTATTCCTTATAATGCTAATGATATATGCAACATTTAATGATATATTAAGAATAGGAAGAGGATAG
- the ispG gene encoding flavodoxin-dependent (E)-4-hydroxy-3-methylbut-2-enyl-diphosphate synthase: protein MEDYIQRKQTKKIRVGDIFIGGDSPISVQSMTNTDTRDIKATIDQIKRLEEAGCDIVRLAILDNEAATAIGEIKKHVKIPIVADIHYDYRLAIECMKNGVDKIRLNPGNIGGNDRVRIVAGMAKERGIPIRIGVNSGSVEKGILEKFGGVTAEGMVESALAHVALLENVDFNDIAISIKASSVPMTIAAYRLLSEKCSYPLHVGVTEAGTVYKGTIKSAVGIGCLLAEGIGDTIRVSLTGDPVDEIKAGKQILKSLGILRKGIEIVSCPTCGRTQVNLIDIANSIEPYLEKMDKNIKVAIMGCAVNGPGEAKDADIGIAGGINEVLLFKKGRIVRKIPQENVVEELIKEISQM, encoded by the coding sequence TTGGAAGACTATATACAAAGAAAGCAAACAAAAAAAATAAGAGTTGGAGATATCTTCATTGGAGGAGATTCTCCAATCTCTGTTCAATCTATGACCAATACCGATACAAGAGATATTAAGGCTACTATTGACCAGATTAAAAGACTTGAAGAGGCTGGATGTGATATAGTACGATTGGCAATTCTGGATAATGAAGCTGCAACGGCCATAGGTGAGATAAAAAAGCATGTAAAAATTCCTATTGTTGCTGATATTCATTATGATTACAGACTAGCAATAGAATGTATGAAAAACGGAGTTGATAAAATACGTTTAAATCCTGGCAATATTGGCGGAAATGACCGGGTCAGGATAGTAGCCGGTATGGCTAAGGAGAGGGGAATTCCTATCAGAATCGGTGTTAATTCTGGTTCAGTTGAGAAAGGAATTCTAGAGAAATTCGGCGGTGTAACAGCGGAAGGTATGGTGGAAAGTGCATTAGCACACGTTGCTTTGCTGGAAAATGTTGATTTTAATGATATAGCTATTTCCATTAAAGCATCTAGTGTACCAATGACAATAGCTGCTTACAGGTTACTTTCTGAAAAATGTTCCTATCCTTTACATGTTGGAGTTACAGAAGCAGGTACAGTTTATAAAGGAACTATAAAATCAGCAGTTGGCATAGGTTGCCTTCTTGCTGAAGGTATCGGTGACACCATCAGGGTTTCATTAACGGGAGATCCGGTTGATGAGATAAAAGCAGGAAAGCAGATACTGAAATCTTTGGGAATATTAAGAAAAGGTATAGAGATTGTTTCTTGTCCCACCTGCGGAAGAACTCAAGTTAATCTTATAGATATTGCAAACAGTATAGAGCCTTATCTGGAAAAAATGGATAAAAATATCAAAGTAGCAATTATGGGATGTGCCGTAAACGGACCAGGAGAAGCAAAGGATGCTGATATAGGTATCGCAGGCGGTATAAATGAGGTTCTGCTGTTTAAGAAAGGTCGTATAGTCAGAAAAATTCCTCAGGAAAATGTAGTTGAGGAATTAATAAAAGAGATAAGTCAGATGTAG